The nucleotide window ACTCAGAATTTCCGAACCTTGATCTCCCTGAAAGGAATCAGCAAGCTCTTTTCAATCTTCGAGTCCAAACCAAGTAAACGCGCCGCATGGCGGAAATTGCGGTTTGTTGCGGCAAGAGCGTTCATGGTTGGACCGGATGGCTAGattgtttgagaaaaagggagaaaaatgacttgaaaagaaagaaagaaggaatcgCTGAGACTGAGTGATTGAAAGATATGAGAGAACAGGAACGAATAACGAGCTGTGGTGCAGTGGGGTTGGGGCTGGTGGCTTTATATAGCCAGAGGATGGGGggagagaacgagagagaggaATAATAATCCATTGGCCATTGGCCATAGGCGCCCATTCGTTGAATGGTCATGGACAGGGAAATTAAGGAAGAGGGTGTaaggagatttaaaaaaaaaaaaaaaaaaatcatgggtAGAGAGGCCAGAAGGGTTGGGTGACAGAGCGAGAGTGGATTGGAAATCTCGATCGACACGACAACCTAAAAGACTGGATGGTCGAGGTCGAGTATGTCTCTGACTGGTTGTTCGATTTAATTGAATGTTCAATGGCATGCAACATGTGGGTTTTGCCTATTTGATGCTACCCGAATCATATTTTTGTGCGGTGTGAATTCGTATAGacatttaaaatttagttaatttgtgtttgaatgttaaagtgagttgatttgagttgagttgagttgagatgataaaatattattagaatattattttttaatattattattattttaagatttgaaaaaattgaattgtttattatattttacgttgagatttaaaaaaattgtaatgatgagttgagatgaattgagagtagttgaggaaccaaacgaagaatatctcagtctctctctctaaacatCGTAGCTTAGCTATAGCATGCTCAAATTCCTTCTTTTAACGTATGGCAGTATTATTCTCGTCATAAAACCTTCGCATTTATAAACTGTATGAACCCAAACGAGGATTGCTAAAATCTGTTTACACAACATTTACTAGTTAACCCAATTTTTCCCCTATATTCCAATATTGTTCATTAGAGAATGGTATAATTTACACTCTTGGACCCAATTAATGTCATATTATCTATCAAtacttgaaatttttattataaaaaaatatatatagaaactaaTTAAAGTATTGATAGATAGTGCttattttaacataaatttcttattttaacggaatatgttggttttcattaactttctatttgtttgtaataattacaaaacacagagatacaattatattttcatttatattctatttatggttacttttatgatttctgttAGTTTCTATTCTactattaatatctttaaatatgctaataaagcagatttattataataataatcatggattcaatttccaatttgaaaatacgttataataggaaaacagatttatatagatttatctttttgtattcattataataggaaagcattataataatttacaaatagcaTATCTTTTaatagcttttaagatatatattagtaataaaataataagatatatgtaatttatttttattttaataaaatatattaatactttgaACTGCACATACGTGCCTCAGgcacgtaacatcttactagtatatatatatatatagcctatgGTAGTAAGATATGTATTTGCATGCAATTCACGCCACTATCCATATTTTAAATCATTAGAAATGACGGTGAGAAGTTGGAAGGAATAATGCTATTATTCCAATATGCTTTTCGTAAACTGATATACGGCTCAAACTAATcagatttaatatttaaaaaaaaaaaatcaaactcattccaacctatttcatatatttaaatacattttttaatctatttatatttaaatacattttaataaaacatacaaataattattatttccaTATCAACTTAAATCATTTGACATCCTCAAATTCAACTCCAGCTTTAAACAGCAATTTAAACTCCGaagtaaaacaatttttttatttttaaggagaATTCGTTGTTTTTTGGGAGAGGGGGAACATTGTTAATAGTAGTAGTAAGAGTGAAGGAAGGCCATCGATATTGGAAGGGAGCATTGATTCGAAGAGACAACACCCAAGCTGGCCTTGTCATTTCCACGTAACAGGGGAGATATCAACTGTACACAGGCTGTGAATGGCTTATATAGTTGATATGCCAATAAATCGAATCCACGTGGTAGGCCATCGCTTTTGATGGTCACTCCCACCAATAATCAATCAGCTCGTCTTGGCGGTTTCGCGGCGCGCCCTCGACGAGCTCACTAAAAAATCCGGGGTCTTCTAAGGTCTGAGCTCGTTAGGCCGCGTTTTGATGACGTGGCTGATGATGAGCTTGCTAGCTCAAGTCtgaccaacaaaaataaaataaaataaaaataaaaataaaaaaaataggtggCATGGTGGCGCCTTGACATGGCGCATCTTGGTTCTTATTCCTAATCATCTTATTAATATTATCATCAATTCCTAATCATATCTGACAAACTTTGTATCCGGACAGACATTCACATAATTATctcaataattaaattaaaaaatatttgttaatttatatttggaaagacaagaaaaacaTGTCACTACTAATTAATATCACTTGCcgatccatattttttttaacagatttttattattcttttaattcgGCGTGTCATTTAATCACAtgagatgtatatatatattttttaataatatcttgTTAATCTATGTCTCGTGAACATGTgagaaatacatatatatttttttcaataagatATTCACGTAACATGTAAAGACTTTGTAATCTAATGCCATCCACGTTATTTTTGTGGTACCATATCTCTCTCAATCAAGTTTGTTAGAGACTTCAGTGGCAAAGTAGGCATAGGCAGTCAGTCCCCATAACCTCTACTTactgaaaaatggaaaaataaaacgGATACACGGTGTGTTGACCCGAGGTGTCACTCTTCTCCCATGCAAGTCTTTTAAATGTGTATGGGTTAGTGTTTAATCTGATTCTTGCTTAGGTTTGCATCTGATATCTTATGGGGGGCAGCACCTGCAATGGTTCCTGCATGGTTGCTCTATATGCGTATTGTTGCCTGCGTGAATTGCCTAAGCTATTCAGATAAGATAAGGGTCACGTCCACGTTTATGGAGGAGACTCACAGCCGAGTGGCGATGGTTGGGTGACGGAGTATCTCTATAACAACCGGCACTACAACGCTGAAGTAACCCATGCCATGTTCCTAGGAAAAGCTCGAACAACTTTGAAGAGCATACCGTAGTAAACTTGTATAATTAACTCTCTAAAGTCCACAACTAGAGTACATAACTCGATGCAAATGCTAGATTAATTTGAATTCTAAAACGTCTGAGCTCATCCAAACTGAactgaaaattacaaatttagcAGAGGAACTTATAGCGGCCTAGGTGTAATTATGACTACAGTAAACATCTGCATACTTGCCTCCTTTTATCCCCCGTTCAAAGCAGATAAATTCATAGTACGAGAAACGCAACACTACAAGCTTGGATTCTGGGggaaaaaaattacatcaacCATGTAACCATTAGTATGGCCTGTACCGCATGGGTCGTCTGAACCTTGGAACCCTTCTGCATACAAGGACAAATGAAAATTCACAGTGAGTAATATGAAAAGGTATTGTGCAAGTGAAAAGGACCAAAAGTAGGACAAGGATCGGGTAAGGTAGCCTTTAGCAGGCTACCTTCCCAATGATGCaaacataaaaaatgatacaaacaaatatatatatatatatatatatatggtcacaATAAAAAAATCGTGTCGAGGCTGGCAAATTTATCATGAATAGGCAAATATGTTGAAGTAGAAAACAGAGAGTTACATTATACTAGCAACATACTAAATTGCGGAAAAGATTCTAGAATCTGAAgccaaatcaaaacaaattgaaaaccaaggtacatacatatataacaaATTGCCAAAAAGAGATTTGCATGATTGTATTTCTGTGTGCATAATTGTTTCCATCTAATTCAAACCAATCAAAGTGTTAAggttttccttcaaaaaatGATGTACTTGCTGCACAAACCACATCTCCTGATTAGCCAGAACTGTTATCCCAGCAAAacatcaagaaaaaattattttcagaaTTATGTTGATTGAAAATTCAGCTATCCCATAGCTTAACTTTTTACACCCTCAGAAATTATAGCGTGGGAACATATAATTCATCTGAAATATAATGAACAATACGTCCATTTAATTTCAGAGAAAGTGTTTGGCCATTGGTGCCCAAAGTCCTTTCTTCTTTCTAGCATCCCAATTGAGTAAAAGCTCTAATGCTTACCCATAACCATATGGAGCATAGACAGGCATGAAGGGCCTTCGGGATGGAAAACCTAAATATGGGTTAGGTCGCCTTCCTCTATATTGTTTCATTCCCGGAACGTTTGTTCGCTTAGCAGAGACCTATAAAAAGCCAAAACCCACCACTACAAGTAAATATGTAATTTCAGGGAGTAACTAAATACACATAAAACCCTTAAATACCTTCAATTGACGACCATGCAATTCTGATTCATTTAACAAGAGAGCATTCTGAACAGCATCAACTTCAACAAACTCAACATAAGCAAATCCTTTTGGTTGCCCAAACTTGTCCGTCAAAATCGTCACTCTGTTTACTGTTCCACAAGATTGAAAGTGCTGCTGGACTTCCTCAGGAGTACATGCATAGTCAAcctgaaattaataataaaggaTTATCAGCCCTCtaagtttcataattttttaggAGCATCACATGCATGAAGAATCATAGAATTCAGAACTGAAACTATTCCTAAAATACATATTGAAGTCCAAGGCACTCCTTAACGAATTAAACATGGACCAGAGAAAGTACAAATGTACAAGGTAGTCCTGATGTTCGATTTCTTTCAAATATACCCATGTAAAcccaaaattaaaacaatagagAGGGCCAAACCACAACAGATAACTCGGGAAGATGAAAGGCATTGGTTACAGGAAAAGAGTATTCCATGAAAACAATATTGCAATAAATCCAATAACCGTTAATTGAAAGAGTTGTCTTGAGTGAAATTAGTCAGGGGATTTTACctatgaaagaaaaagtaaatagtCGGGGGTTTTGACTCTTTTGATTCACTTTTATCCACGGTACGAATTAAATTACCAGAAAACTAATCAATGATCCTTTCGACCTACATCCTCTCTTACCACTCAGATGAACTCCCACACACCTTCAAAGGAAAAAAGGTCTTTCATTAGAGCCAAACAGAGTGCTGAGTTCCGAAACTCCTCCAACCCTCTCTCCACCGACCTATTCCACTCAATTCCCTTTTATCCGTTTTCCAGATTACAAAGCAACATATCCACAAACAAGAGGTCCAACTTGAATATCTAGACTGAAtttgcttcttttttaaaaaatatacatatatttcttAATCTTTGTCTCCATCAAATACCCCACCGTTTTGTGTCTCAGAATTCTTATTCGTATTCCTATAAGCGCCATTACTAAACTAATCCAGTCTACTGATATATATGCTTAATAAGTCAAGTAGCTTCTCAATCAACAAGTCCTTCTTTCAACTTGGTACAGCtcggaagaaaaagaaaatccaatcaATCATCAATCATCATTCACATGGATAGTTCTGGTACAAAGAAAGTCTACATAAAATTcctatttactgataaaaaaacaaaagacagtCTACATAAAAATCAAGCAAATGAAGAGAAGAAcatgcaaaaatatatataacatttatagttgtaaataaaaacatttaaaacaaaaacaattgaTATGGGACAAGAAACGGATTGTTAGAACCTCACATTACCAACGTAAATGGACCGAGCATCCACCTCCTCCTTTTCAGCCTGAGTTGCAGAAGCACTGGATGAATCTTCAAACATGTTCAAAAGGAACATATTAATTAACTGAAAAAACTGAATGCAGCACCAGACAACAAGAGGAAATGTGCAGTAGAGCATACATGCTACATATTGTTCAAAATAACTTAATCTAGCTGCACTGACTGCGTtaattttcattcattgattGAATACTTACATCTACTGCATTTGGAGGCTAGACtctgtttattttctttattttcttgctgTTTTTTGTTTTGCGTACATCTTGTTTACTAGAGTTGCAACCATTTTTTGGGCTTATAAATGGATTACCTCATCCAAAATTGTAGCAATAGAAGTTTATATAGTACAATCTAGACAGAAAGCCTTcaattattaacaaaaattttGCACTGCTGTTAGATACCAAACCCATGACAAGAATGATTATTTCAGGTTCTTTCCCCTCATGATTCATTAGGATCAAGCTTTAAATACaaacaagaatgaaaaaatataaacattacaATTCTATTTCACAAAAATGCTAAATTAGTTTTTTCATATCAAGAAAGCATGTAAACAAAGCCAAAGTCACAACTTATGGAATGTCTGCAAGTGAGATGAAACTTTAATTTTCGATGATTTCAGTAGCATTTGTGCTCTTCACTGTAAATATTTCTAATGGGCTCCTCGAGTTGACAAGATTCTATAGAAGcttacaatttcaaatttgcCCTTGACTAAGTATACATAAAGATATGTTGCTGGTGCCCTGAATTCGGTAAAGCTGTCTACTTCTCCTTTTTAATGAGTGATAAATTCGATTGAAAAAGGGAACACTCAAGTATGCTGGGGGTTcaccaaaggaaaaaaaaaaggattactATACAAGTCCCGAAATTGTTTGTTGTTGAGCTTTAGCTCAAGCTGTTGTGTTCTTCAGATGCCTTGGAGAGTTGGAATTTCTTCCCCATGTGACAACCTATTTAACATTACTTCTCCATATTCATCATCTTATATATGATGTTCTCCCATGCCTGCTCCTAAGAAACCACTAAAGTAAATTAAACAACTAGGTTATGCTCAACTCAGTTCGTTTTACCCTTCCAATATACAGATGagatttcaatttcttttgtttcccCAACCTTTACTTGACAACTAACCAGACCATAAAGCACACCATAACATTTACAGAATTAACTATGGCTTTAAGAAATCATGTGTAAGAGAGAGACCTTGAACAGCGCCCATCTCCTTCTCAACCTTGGCCTGCATTTCACGAAGGGCGCCAGCTTCTTCTTCGATCTCCTTAAGCCTCTTCTTCATGTCCTCCAAGTCCTATCACCAAAGCAGATTCAATTTCATAAGACATCCACAGCGAGATACGGTGAGAGTGATTGATCTTGGGGAAAAGAAAGCAAACCTTGGAGTTAGGATCTTGAAGTTCGTCTTCTTCAGCCCTAGAAGACATCTCAACGTCAGCGTCCATCTCGCCCTCGTCGGGGATCTCTCCTCCATACACTTCATGCTCTTGTTCATCGTGCTGCTGCTCCATCTCCCtctctgtctttctctctctctctctctctccaactaaGTACTGTGAGAGCTTCCAGCCCCAACCCTCTGTATTTCTTTGGTTCTGAGTTTTGGGATCGGGCGGCCGAGGGACAACTTGTGGATTTGGGAGCGCGAAGCTGAAACCGGTGATTTTGTAAATCATAAAGGGgtatttttggtttattttattatccgatcgaattattaataaaaattataattaaaaattggtGTAAAGGaataggagaggtttggattcaaaatccacctcaactcatctcatctcatcattacaactttctcaaatttccacacaaaatataataaataattcaactttttcaaatctcaaaacaattttttcaaattttcacaccaaatataataaataattcaacttttattctactattcacaaaccatctcaactcatctctgaatccaaacctctccatAATCTATCATTGATAGAAGGGTAGATaatgcaattttttatattgatttatcatttataaatagaaaaaataaatattttattattagtcattgaaaaaaattatatttgcatttttagattatcaattc belongs to Juglans regia cultivar Chandler chromosome 8, Walnut 2.0, whole genome shotgun sequence and includes:
- the LOC108981410 gene encoding polyadenylate-binding protein 1-like isoform X2, with amino-acid sequence MEQQHDEQEHEVYGGEIPDEGEMDADVEMSSRAEEDELQDPNSKDLEDMKKRLKEIEEEAGALREMQAKVEKEMGAVQDSSSASATQAEKEEVDARSIYVGNVDYACTPEEVQQHFQSCGTVNRVTILTDKFGQPKGFAYVEFVEVDAVQNALLLNESELHGRQLKKGSKVQTTHAVQAILMVTWLM
- the LOC108981410 gene encoding polyadenylate-binding protein 2-like isoform X1; this translates as MEQQHDEQEHEVYGGEIPDEGEMDADVEMSSRAEEDELQDPNSKDLEDMKKRLKEIEEEAGALREMQAKVEKEMGAVQDSSSASATQAEKEEVDARSIYVGNVDYACTPEEVQQHFQSCGTVNRVTILTDKFGQPKGFAYVEFVEVDAVQNALLLNESELHGRQLKVSAKRTNVPGMKQYRGRRPNPYLGFPSRRPFMPVYAPYGYGRVPRFRRPMRYRPY